One window from the genome of Anaerococcus sp. Marseille-Q7828 encodes:
- a CDS encoding SpaA isopeptide-forming pilin-related protein → MKTAYRTTYKITGGVEDTEIDNVLRYYDLSKPNVTMKNTARWRPFDWGFDEDLLNLDKGVYFIDIEGFYDDAIITGYDSKQKKNTIPEADQGKLDLNIDFYDGERKFQQRIKDKSGNLTWTKGTDINDAYLLGNVHLGYVGKNAQGQDVPTEAGLKRENPNDKYPLWLGKKGGRIYPSLDQGTKTSISTRVDISSLYSSDEMKGVPQDGLTLTNEEETYNITFSKHGRDNPDYKIDGEEVTKKRLEGAIFKLQEDNGITFEDVPGSYVASAFNGYFGFRGLKPGRYRLLEVKAPEGYVPIKDPLLYFTVETIATNSGKIIHPLTGKEVDIKSIQVKFPGNKTVYELKNLTMVDPADKTKTVAISTVDSDKIDIEKAEIIDPNDNTKKVPLKDLSIPGDKQDYKIGHTRVVEGKSGYISLEYDKANGVYQYVPEKSTTTEEGKLIDYVTSATAKNMGKIINEKPGEGEVTIKKFDQNGNELKASNLLPGAEFTLINLTNGDRKTGTIGTEGTLKFDKLQIGNYRLVETKSPDGYENNNQIWHFSIGGEGLDPYSGPIARTGVDLSDKITLQTIKASVLNPDAKTSTEITTQNNEVHPHLGESIEFENKFVLAPNTKINPGDFFTLKMSEDIDLNGIFEYEIENLDIIAPGVGTIAKADYNRNARTITYTFTDYAKTYTLVTFSNKLTAFVDLYKVKSNANKNVGFRISENDKNQYKNVNVVYDQDYGRQADHFGNTINITSKIVKYDPKTGEFLHYYYINKLKDFSYGPIEFRYESGQRIDDLKIDVAKVYNNNWQLSSTMPDSFAVNESSNNLYPFENAVRYQWLNRGYYAPVHFNDGIGRGDSYIVKVTGRVGDKDKSEYTGFGTLYKFNQGYTPTHAERHDSIRYFKNESTAETTLEIQAFNPENKITFKKVDQNGKALAGAKFRLDYLAPNSSTWSQGSERDTDKDGVLKLTKLKPGKYKLTETSAPEGYKMATNPIMEFEVDKNGKITKEVTSVDGKSTTTQDISGSTNYIVNSKTYEIEFKKVDADDNTKALEGAEFEIWYKAQESDDYSKEKLKLYQDASGNKIVLKADETAPTGYTEVEKFTTGEDGLVKFNFTEQGYYAIKEAKAPKGYIAPRDYVKEFVVKDGKVQADRYKTEMDVSKTKSWTSVNNMLNDVYATDITMKFNSDHEKITYVKDKSTITLSGLPYDNDFKAKNNLTSDGITISAKLVNKNNQSSDTKTYTLESTDYTNNEGKITINLYELVKELENKTGDSFESENTIELSMYSTLALDTTLDITSNLVIGDGEDKISEDRTFNIGTKGNEKVDHSYTFTNLGAPKLPIPIENKKSTYPLTGGNGVFTGFAIIGTAVMLTALAYFGIYQNDKNRRRSARYKK, encoded by the coding sequence GTGAAAACTGCCTATAGAACTACCTACAAGATAACAGGTGGAGTGGAAGACACTGAAATAGACAATGTCTTAAGATACTACGACCTATCAAAACCAAATGTTACAATGAAAAACACCGCAAGGTGGAGACCATTTGACTGGGGATTTGATGAAGACTTACTAAACCTTGACAAGGGAGTCTACTTTATAGATATAGAAGGCTTCTATGATGATGCTATAATCACTGGATATGATAGCAAGCAAAAGAAAAATACTATCCCTGAAGCTGATCAAGGAAAACTTGACCTTAATATAGACTTCTATGATGGAGAAAGAAAATTCCAACAAAGAATTAAAGATAAAAGTGGAAATCTAACATGGACTAAAGGTACAGATATAAATGATGCTTACCTACTTGGAAATGTCCATCTAGGCTATGTTGGCAAAAATGCACAAGGCCAGGATGTGCCAACTGAAGCTGGACTAAAAAGGGAAAATCCTAATGACAAGTACCCACTATGGTTAGGCAAAAAAGGTGGACGTATATATCCATCATTAGATCAAGGAACAAAAACAAGTATTTCAACAAGAGTTGATATAAGCTCTCTTTATTCATCAGATGAGATGAAGGGAGTGCCACAAGATGGTTTGACCTTGACAAATGAAGAAGAAACTTATAACATCACATTCTCAAAACACGGTAGAGATAATCCAGATTACAAAATAGATGGAGAAGAAGTTACAAAGAAGAGACTTGAAGGTGCTATATTCAAGCTTCAAGAAGACAATGGTATAACATTTGAAGATGTACCAGGATCATATGTTGCATCAGCATTTAACGGTTACTTCGGATTTAGAGGACTTAAACCAGGTCGTTATAGACTGCTAGAAGTGAAGGCTCCAGAAGGATATGTACCAATCAAAGATCCACTACTTTACTTCACAGTAGAAACTATAGCCACAAACTCTGGTAAGATAATTCACCCATTAACTGGTAAAGAAGTAGATATAAAATCTATCCAAGTTAAGTTCCCAGGTAATAAGACAGTTTATGAGCTTAAGAACTTAACAATGGTTGACCCAGCTGATAAAACAAAAACTGTAGCAATAAGCACAGTTGACTCTGACAAAATAGATATAGAAAAAGCTGAAATTATCGATCCAAATGATAATACAAAGAAAGTACCACTTAAAGACCTAAGCATTCCAGGAGACAAACAAGATTATAAGATTGGCCACACAAGAGTAGTAGAAGGCAAGAGTGGATATATCTCCCTAGAGTACGACAAGGCCAACGGAGTTTACCAATACGTACCAGAAAAATCAACTACAACAGAAGAAGGTAAACTAATAGACTACGTAACCAGCGCCACAGCTAAAAACATGGGTAAGATCATCAACGAAAAACCAGGTGAAGGTGAAGTAACCATTAAGAAATTTGACCAAAATGGAAATGAACTAAAAGCCTCTAATCTTTTACCAGGTGCAGAGTTTACGTTAATAAATCTTACAAATGGCGATAGAAAAACTGGTACTATAGGAACAGAAGGAACCCTAAAATTTGACAAGCTTCAAATAGGTAACTACAGACTTGTAGAAACAAAGTCTCCAGACGGTTACGAAAACAATAACCAAATCTGGCACTTTTCTATCGGTGGTGAAGGTCTAGACCCGTATTCAGGACCAATTGCAAGAACAGGTGTAGATTTATCTGATAAGATTACTCTACAAACAATAAAAGCTTCTGTCCTAAATCCAGATGCTAAAACAAGCACAGAGATAACAACACAAAACAATGAAGTTCATCCACATTTAGGAGAAAGTATAGAATTTGAAAACAAATTCGTATTAGCACCTAATACAAAGATTAACCCTGGCGACTTCTTTACCCTAAAGATGAGCGAAGATATTGACCTTAACGGTATCTTTGAATATGAGATAGAAAATCTGGACATAATCGCTCCAGGAGTAGGTACAATAGCAAAAGCTGATTACAATAGAAATGCTAGAACTATAACTTACACCTTCACAGATTATGCAAAAACTTATACTCTAGTAACGTTTTCAAACAAACTCACTGCCTTTGTAGACCTATATAAGGTTAAGTCAAATGCAAATAAAAATGTAGGATTCAGAATATCAGAAAATGATAAAAACCAGTATAAGAATGTAAATGTAGTCTATGACCAAGACTACGGTCGACAAGCAGACCACTTTGGAAACACGATTAATATCACTTCCAAGATTGTAAAATACGATCCAAAAACTGGCGAATTCTTACACTACTACTACATCAACAAGCTAAAAGACTTCTCATATGGTCCGATTGAGTTTAGATACGAATCAGGCCAAAGAATAGATGATCTAAAAATTGATGTAGCTAAGGTTTATAACAATAATTGGCAACTAAGCTCTACTATGCCAGATTCATTTGCAGTAAATGAATCAAGCAACAATCTATATCCATTTGAAAATGCAGTTCGTTATCAATGGCTAAATAGAGGATACTATGCTCCAGTTCATTTCAATGACGGAATTGGACGAGGCGACTCATATATAGTAAAGGTCACAGGTAGGGTTGGAGACAAAGATAAATCAGAGTATACTGGTTTTGGTACTTTATATAAATTTAACCAAGGCTACACGCCTACTCATGCCGAAAGACATGACTCAATCCGTTACTTCAAAAACGAATCGACAGCCGAAACCACACTAGAAATCCAAGCATTCAACCCAGAAAATAAGATTACCTTTAAGAAGGTTGACCAAAATGGTAAGGCCCTTGCTGGAGCTAAGTTTAGACTTGATTACCTAGCGCCAAATAGTTCTACTTGGTCTCAAGGAAGTGAAAGAGATACAGACAAAGATGGTGTACTAAAACTTACTAAGTTAAAGCCAGGCAAATATAAGCTCACAGAAACTTCAGCACCAGAAGGCTATAAGATGGCTACAAACCCAATAATGGAATTTGAAGTAGATAAGAACGGTAAAATAACTAAAGAAGTAACATCTGTCGACGGAAAATCTACAACAACCCAAGATATAAGTGGATCTACAAACTATATAGTCAACAGTAAAACTTATGAAATTGAGTTTAAGAAAGTAGATGCAGATGACAACACTAAAGCACTTGAAGGAGCAGAATTTGAAATTTGGTATAAAGCCCAAGAATCAGATGATTACTCTAAGGAAAAACTAAAATTATACCAAGATGCTTCAGGAAATAAGATAGTCCTAAAAGCTGACGAAACTGCACCTACAGGCTATACTGAAGTTGAGAAATTCACTACAGGAGAAGATGGATTAGTTAAGTTTAACTTTACCGAACAAGGCTACTACGCTATTAAGGAAGCTAAAGCTCCTAAAGGCTATATAGCTCCAAGAGACTATGTAAAAGAATTTGTAGTAAAGGATGGTAAAGTCCAAGCTGACAGATACAAGACAGAAATGGATGTATCTAAGACAAAGAGTTGGACATCTGTTAATAATATGCTAAATGACGTTTATGCAACAGATATAACCATGAAGTTCAACTCTGATCATGAAAAAATCACTTATGTGAAGGATAAGTCAACAATCACATTGTCAGGATTGCCTTATGATAATGATTTCAAAGCGAAGAATAATTTGACAAGTGATGGAATAACTATTAGTGCAAAATTAGTAAATAAGAATAACCAAAGCTCTGATACTAAGACTTACACTCTTGAGTCAACTGACTATACTAATAATGAGGGTAAGATAACTATTAACCTTTATGAATTAGTAAAAGAATTGGAAAACAAAACTGGTGATTCATTCGAATCAGAAAATACCATTGAATTATCAATGTATTCAACTCTAGCTCTTGATACAACATTAGATATAACATCTAATCTTGTAATAGGAGATGGAGAAGACAAGATAAGTGAAGATAGGACCTTCAATATAGGAACAAAGGGCAACGAAAAAGTTGACCACTCCTACACTTTCACAAATCTTGGTGCACCAAAACTACCAATACCTATAGAAAACAAGAAATCTACCTACCCACTAACAGGTGGCAACGGAGTATTTACAGGCTTTGCAATCATAGGTACAGCAGTTATGCTTACAGCATTAGCATATTTTGGCATTTACCAAAATGACAAAAATAGAAGAAGATCTGCAAGGTACAAGAAATAA
- a CDS encoding sigma-70 family RNA polymerase sigma factor, with protein MQITLANSKQIIDSYMPLLISMARKFPSFDYDEDIDQTSMILVECIPAYDESKGTFGNFLKNQLRYHYLDRAKKQNPQSLDDFDQNGNPIVDTIPDDYDFEVHILENYKDLYLAIGKLSQKDQEIIRLKYWEDLSNAEIGHILNISSKTVSNRHSLSLKKLKVLMER; from the coding sequence ATGCAAATTACACTAGCCAATTCAAAGCAAATTATTGATTCTTATATGCCACTTTTAATATCAATGGCAAGGAAGTTTCCTTCTTTTGATTATGATGAGGACATTGACCAGACTAGTATGATTCTTGTGGAGTGTATTCCTGCCTATGATGAAAGCAAGGGGACTTTTGGGAATTTCTTGAAAAATCAACTTCGCTACCACTATTTAGACAGGGCAAAGAAACAAAATCCCCAAAGTCTGGATGATTTCGACCAGAATGGCAATCCTATAGTTGATACCATCCCCGATGATTATGATTTTGAAGTTCATATTCTTGAAAATTACAAGGACCTCTATCTTGCCATAGGAAAGCTCAGCCAAAAAGACCAGGAAATTATAAGACTAAAGTATTGGGAGGACTTGTCCAATGCGGAAATAGGTCATATATTAAATATTTCTTCCAAAACTGTATCAAACAGGCACAGCTTAAGCCTTAAGAAGCTCAAAGTTTTGATGGAAAGATAA
- a CDS encoding ATP-binding protein, whose amino-acid sequence MEVYNYELKSKLTDKFLKTVSSFANYNDGRIIFGLDNEGNAVGMDDLDGAKLAIENKINDSIKPRPEFKIDIDFENSSIILTVFEGENKPYYYHNKAYKRSDSSDVEVDRDELSELILFGKNLDYEQLASKEQNLSFNYFNSEVMSQINISNPGLDILKTFDLYDDKNGYNVAGLLISDSNNFNIIDLAKFGDSISDIEFRKTIKGISILEAFNMTVEYYKQYYNPEVIEGKQRNTIEKIPLKAFREALANALVHRKWDRDEYISISFYDDRIEITSPGGLPNNISEYEYLNSRVSSPRNPIISNIFFRLKYIDKLGTGIFRIKEAYENSTSIPSFVISENFVTVVLPILKSINMEDFSQEGQEILRILEKSDEKSRLELEKITGYNKTKTIRILNELREIGAIEVVGIGRGTKYKSRI is encoded by the coding sequence ATGGAAGTATATAATTATGAATTAAAATCAAAGCTTACTGATAAGTTCCTTAAGACTGTTTCATCATTTGCCAATTATAATGATGGTAGGATAATATTTGGTTTGGACAATGAGGGCAATGCTGTTGGTATGGATGATTTAGATGGGGCCAAGCTAGCTATTGAAAACAAAATTAATGATAGTATCAAACCTAGACCAGAGTTTAAAATCGATATTGACTTTGAGAATTCTAGTATAATTTTGACTGTTTTTGAAGGGGAAAACAAGCCTTACTATTATCATAATAAAGCTTATAAAAGAAGCGACTCCTCTGATGTAGAGGTGGATAGAGATGAACTTAGTGAACTTATACTATTTGGAAAAAATTTGGATTATGAGCAATTAGCTAGTAAGGAGCAAAATTTAAGCTTCAATTATTTTAATTCTGAAGTAATGAGTCAAATTAATATAAGCAATCCAGGACTTGATATTTTAAAAACTTTTGATCTCTATGATGATAAGAATGGATATAATGTCGCTGGTCTTTTAATATCAGACTCCAATAATTTTAACATTATCGATTTGGCAAAATTTGGTGATAGTATTAGCGACATAGAGTTTAGAAAAACCATTAAAGGCATTTCTATTCTAGAAGCATTCAATATGACTGTGGAATATTACAAACAATACTATAACCCCGAGGTTATAGAAGGTAAGCAAAGAAATACTATTGAAAAAATACCTCTTAAAGCTTTTAGGGAAGCATTAGCTAATGCTTTAGTACACAGAAAATGGGACAGGGATGAATATATTAGCATTAGTTTTTATGATGATAGAATAGAAATTACATCACCTGGTGGTCTCCCTAATAATATCAGTGAATATGAATATCTCAATAGTAGGGTGTCCTCTCCTAGAAATCCCATTATTTCGAATATATTTTTTAGATTGAAATACATTGATAAATTAGGTACTGGTATTTTTAGGATTAAAGAAGCTTATGAAAATAGTACTTCTATTCCTTCGTTTGTGATTAGCGAGAATTTCGTAACGGTTGTATTGCCGATATTAAAGAGTATTAATATGGAAGATTTTTCACAAGAGGGCCAAGAAATACTAAGAATTTTAGAAAAATCTGATGAAAAATCAAGGCTTGAGCTAGAAAAAATCACAGGCTATAATAAAACAAAGACAATAAGAATTCTCAATGAACTACGTGAGATTGGAGCAATAGAAGTAGTGGGTATCGGCAGAGGTACAAAATATAAAAGTAGAATCTAA
- a CDS encoding SpaA isopeptide-forming pilin-related protein yields MNGKYKSKVLAGLLSLFMVLGVILSPLAYAKEEGNTQTYGNIDIDVPRNGNDAKDDAKPRKFRYFKVSDKESTNEELEALYKKVDAMKMEEVVKAYGEGTESEPSKVKTGDDGVSYDSFELRGLPAGTYVLKETEESANDHQYKMVAIAWCSQEGVTEISYVKDKVREDNRPLILNKVGVISDEKGNGTEEKLSGVVFNLIDIDKEKNNEEDSIVKLVKDKDGVYSYINDSKDAITDLVTNEDGQIIINDLPEGNYKFKEIKTDEDKGYKIFEGKEYSEDINFIPSNGKNITVTNEKEEKNTLHLKKIDGTDPKNPITLAGVEFELYAASGDDLFPVGVDKDGKYIISDGKNTEGMDLNFIYKTDENGSIILTDLPKPPAGYRYEFREVKTLDDYVLVSDRTYPAEFGKAITVENYKDEFIEINLTKKDQITPNKVLDKVGFQLYRTKINKNENGTARKERELVGLVGSTGSYQFDSNAGESNLIYQLYTNENGEIKVTGLPDGDYYFKENEPLKDYDSAENRGKENARPFSRKLSKQTLTNKPKDVVPPDGNRKKKGGYKFIKIDDSKEKNRLANAVFAVFIENDKGEYIPYVVNEKGQYAPDDKDAKRLTLKSASNGEFEVQNLPLGKYMLRETAAPNGYILDVNPIKFEITSNSYEKDAIMIVNKKDTKKTVVPPTVTPPGKTNTPGTTPPSTTVKPPTTYYVPGNKTRIPRGPLVKTGDIRIVILVALGIVMIVAGSIIVNKDEKNQKIQLA; encoded by the coding sequence ATGAACGGGAAATATAAATCAAAAGTATTGGCCGGTTTGCTGAGCTTATTTATGGTGCTTGGCGTGATTCTTTCACCACTTGCCTATGCTAAAGAAGAGGGTAACACCCAGACTTATGGCAACATTGATATTGATGTGCCTAGAAATGGCAATGACGCCAAAGATGATGCAAAACCTCGTAAATTTAGATATTTCAAAGTATCTGATAAAGAATCTACTAATGAAGAGCTTGAAGCTCTTTACAAAAAAGTCGATGCTATGAAGATGGAAGAAGTTGTAAAGGCATACGGAGAAGGAACAGAATCAGAACCTTCAAAAGTAAAGACTGGTGATGATGGAGTTTCTTATGATTCTTTCGAGCTTAGAGGTCTTCCTGCAGGTACATATGTTCTTAAGGAAACTGAAGAGTCCGCTAATGACCACCAATACAAAATGGTAGCTATAGCTTGGTGTTCTCAAGAAGGGGTAACAGAGATTAGCTATGTTAAGGATAAGGTAAGAGAGGATAATAGACCTTTAATCTTGAACAAGGTTGGTGTGATTTCAGATGAGAAAGGCAATGGAACAGAAGAAAAGCTTTCTGGAGTTGTATTTAACTTAATTGATATAGACAAAGAAAAAAATAACGAGGAAGACTCTATAGTAAAACTTGTTAAAGATAAAGATGGCGTTTATTCTTACATAAATGATAGCAAAGATGCCATTACAGATTTAGTAACTAATGAAGATGGTCAAATTATCATCAATGATTTGCCAGAAGGAAACTACAAGTTCAAAGAGATAAAAACTGACGAAGATAAGGGTTACAAGATTTTCGAAGGTAAGGAATATTCTGAGGATATAAACTTTATTCCAAGCAATGGTAAAAATATCACCGTTACTAATGAAAAGGAAGAAAAAAATACTCTTCACCTCAAAAAAATCGACGGAACTGACCCGAAAAACCCAATCACCCTAGCTGGTGTAGAATTTGAACTTTATGCTGCTTCTGGTGATGATCTTTTCCCAGTTGGAGTTGACAAAGATGGTAAATATATAATCTCAGATGGCAAAAACACTGAAGGCATGGATTTGAATTTCATCTACAAAACTGATGAAAATGGATCAATAATCCTAACAGATTTGCCAAAACCACCAGCAGGATATAGATATGAATTTAGGGAAGTGAAAACTCTTGATGATTACGTGCTTGTATCTGACAGGACCTATCCAGCAGAGTTTGGCAAAGCAATTACTGTCGAAAACTACAAGGATGAATTTATTGAAATTAACCTAACCAAGAAAGACCAAATTACACCAAATAAGGTCCTTGACAAGGTTGGTTTCCAATTATACAGAACTAAGATTAATAAAAATGAAAATGGTACAGCTCGCAAGGAAAGAGAACTTGTGGGACTTGTTGGAAGCACAGGAAGCTATCAATTTGATAGCAATGCTGGCGAATCAAACTTAATCTACCAACTATATACCAATGAAAATGGGGAAATCAAAGTTACTGGTTTGCCTGATGGTGACTACTATTTCAAAGAAAATGAACCATTGAAAGACTATGATTCAGCTGAAAACCGTGGCAAGGAAAATGCAAGACCTTTCTCAAGGAAACTTAGCAAACAAACCCTTACAAACAAGCCAAAAGATGTTGTTCCACCAGATGGAAACAGGAAGAAAAAGGGTGGCTACAAATTTATCAAGATAGATGATTCCAAGGAAAAGAACAGACTTGCTAATGCTGTATTTGCCGTATTTATTGAAAATGATAAGGGAGAATACATTCCATATGTCGTAAATGAAAAGGGACAGTATGCTCCAGATGACAAAGATGCCAAGAGATTGACATTAAAATCAGCATCAAACGGTGAATTCGAAGTACAAAATCTTCCACTTGGCAAATATATGTTACGTGAAACAGCTGCTCCAAATGGATATATATTGGATGTAAATCCTATTAAGTTTGAAATCACAAGCAATAGCTATGAAAAAGATGCTATTATGATTGTAAATAAAAAGGATACAAAAAAGACTGTTGTTCCACCAACGGTAACACCACCTGGAAAGACAAACACTCCAGGAACAACACCACCATCAACAACAGTAAAACCACCAACAACTTACTATGTTCCAGGCAACAAGACAAGAATCCCAAGGGGACCACTAGTAAAAACAGGTGACATCAGAATAGTAATCCTAGTAGCTCTAGGAATAGTGATGATTGTAGCTGGATCAATAATAGTAAATAAAGACGAAAAAAATCAAAAAATTCAATTA